The Coffea arabica cultivar ET-39 chromosome 2c, Coffea Arabica ET-39 HiFi, whole genome shotgun sequence genome includes the window tatatcaaatattttaaaatttttttatatatattattacagcaaatttttttaaaaacacctAAAAACagctaataaaattttttaaaaatattaaaaaaaacagctaattaaaaaacagtaaaattttacttgcgtctctccctctctctctctctttttttacgTCATCAGCAATCCATCAGGAAGCCGTGGCGGCAGCGGAATAGGCAGTCAACATTCGTTGGCATTTTAGTGTGTCAtgcagttaaaaaaaaaagtagaaaagaaaaaccttatCGGATAACAAATTGGTTGATCCGTCGGAGAGGAGAAGGTAATTGAGCGGAGATGGCGAAGGCGTTTGTGGTGGATGCGGAGTACCTGAAAGAAGTCGACAAGGCTCGTCGTGACCTTCGCGCTCTTATCTCCAGCAAGAACTGCGCTCCTATCATGCTTCGCCTGGCGTAcgcctctctctccctctcccgtTCCTCTGTATTTGTACTGCTTCTTTTGTTAGTAGAATTATTTTGTTAAGGGTAATTGAAAGGCATCTCCATTTTTCTATGTTGTTTTGCGTTGTAGATGGCACGATGCAGGAACTTATGATGTCAACACCAAAACTGGAGGTCCAAACGGTTCTATTCGGAACGAGGAAGAGTACTCTCACTCCGCTAATAGTGGCTTGAGAATTGCTCTCAATTTTTGTGGTAATTCCtatcttctttctttccttgcttctTGTTTTGGTTTTGTATATTGGTTTAATATCCTGCTCCTTGCTCTACTAGTGgaagaattaattatttttaaaaaaattgaagatcAAAATAGAAAGGCTTCGCGTGCTGTATTTGTCTGCTTTTCATCTCCATCatctaccatttttttttagtcTTGTTAGCTCAGCTCGTCGACTCATTGGTGCTAATAATCTGATTTATCATCGGTTAGTGATTGTGCATCCGGGTTTCGGATTTTCAATTGGTAATTTTACTGATTGTAACATGAAAGTTTGATTAGGAGCTGCCAACTCTAGCTTTGATAGTTCTTATTTCTACTTGTGCTTTCGATTGTCTTCGAATTTGGGTTAAACCTGCCTGTACAGCGTAAATCTTTCAGCAATGTACAGGTAATGAAGTGAAACGAAGAGGAGGAGGCAAATACTATATCCAGATATATAAATTGATTTCAGTGATGCGTTTCATCAGTACACAAGCTGAACTTCTTTCCCTCGTCCTTTCTTTGGAGGGATGTGTTGGGAAGGGTGGCATATAGGGGTGTTCTTTGTAATGTTCTTGAGATTAAATTTCTGTTTCATTTATAATTGGGACCTTTCTTTTCCTGGTCACAGAAGAAGTGAAGTCTCGGCATCCAAAGATTACTTATGCGGACCTTTACCAGGTGATTATctataattttcttttaaaatttcatttgttaCTCATGGAGAGGAATGATGAAAAAGTGAATTTGGTGCAGTATCACGCAATCTTTTCCAGTATATATTCTGTTGTCAATATTGGAGAAGGAAAATGTTAGCATCTATATCAACTAAATGGGGCACATTTCTGTAGTAATTGCTAAAACTGCATGGATTCTGGAAAAATAATGATCTCAGTTGAGTCGTAAAAATCCATCTTACTTGTGAAAGACTGCAGCTATgaactttcttaatttttaggTCAAAATACCTTATTTTCTGGCATTGTAAAAGAgatagggaaaaaaaatcacaacTCCATTAGAGCAAAGAGCAACAAAGAAGAGAACCCTCACCACCTATGTTCAATATTTATAAGTGCCCAAGACAAAGTAAAGAACAAATCTGTGTTTCTAGACCCATCTTTTAGAAACAAGTTTTTGACAAACTTCAAACATGTTTTCCAACCACCTTTGTATCTCACATACACATTTGCTAATTAAGATGCTACAGAAAAATTGTTTTAGAAACACCTCAGAAAACAAGCATCCAAAAGGAGGTAATTTTTTAGCTGAGCCATAAGCTATTGATAATTGATTATTTTCTGTGAGACTTATTCATTGAGATGGAAGTTCAGGTGTGATTTGCTGATTCTCTTCAGCATTGAGTTGTGCATTCTTTGACAGTAACTGACACAAAGATATTCTGCTTCACTTGAATAACAAAGAGCAGAGGCATAACCCTCATGTCATCGTTATTTGTGATACAAAATCAGATGATGTGTCTGGATTGGGATTAGAATATCTCTTCATTAGTTAGGACAATGGTTGGTTACTAAATTTGGCTTTTCAAACACACACCTTTAGAATAAGTCTTAATGATGGATATAGTTTCTTGTGGATGTTCGATGATCTAGAGCTGTATATTTACTTTAATTTCAAGGGACCTTTCACATTCTTTCTAGCTCTTTGATGTTTCAGTTCTGGTGTTCTTTGTCTGGAAAGATTTGTGtactgaaaatgatttttccagCTAGCAGGGGTATTGTATTTAGGCTTGTGTTGCATATTGAAGTAGGTCAGTTATGTGTTGAATAGGAGGTAACTCATCAAACTAGCTCATTCTAATCAACCAATTCTTTGTGTAGCTTGCAGGTGTTGTTGCTGTTGAAGTTACTGGTGGCCCCACCATTGATTTTGTTGCTGGTAGAAAGGTACCTTCATCACCTATCAGGAAGAGAAATCTATTTTTTCATCTTTATGTCATAATCTATACAATAGGATGTTTAAGCAACTTCATTTACCCCTGCAGGATTCAATGATTTCTCCAAAAGAGGGGAGACTGCCTGATGCTAATAAAGGTTGATAGATGCATGCATTTTTTTCCTGACAATTATATTTTACCAATTTATTCCACTCGCTTCTTTGGCATGTTTACCACTTGTCTCTTGATTTCAGAGCACATAATTAGCTTGCTACCCAGAAACCAGATTTTCTTTTAATAGACTTGTTCTGCACCGTACTGCTTCTAATCGTAAATAGCCTTTCCAATTGTAATGACTACACTATTGCtcaaagttttattattttttatactaATTGAATCCTACTATTGGCAGTCAAACATATTTTGTTTCATGCTTTATATGATGGAAACTAGGAGATACTATGGTAGCTTGTCACTCAGGAAGATTGTGGTTACTTGATAATTCTGAATAGTGGGATAATTATCAAAATTGACTTTTAGGAGTGTTACACATGCTTCTTGCAGCTGCCTGTTTTACGCAAGCATTGAACAGAAAATTTACGACTGCAACTTGGCCAAAGTACTTAAATCTGGATGCGTAATTTCTCGAAGCTAATTCTTAAATAGCATTTTCAGTAGATGCAGCTGAATTCCTGATAGTTGCTTTAATCTATTATCTTAGACCCCAGAAATTTTGATGGTAAAATCCATATGTTGAATTTGAGAAAGATAGCTTATTCTACTGGTCACCCCATTCTAAAAgggaaagggggaaaaagaatATTAAGTAAATAATGGATTATGCAGTTATTTTTTTTCGGTACTCTTGACATCTTGTTCTTCTCCAAATTCTGGTTATCATTATTGCATTGTGACATATCACTTTCATTTTAATATGGGCCATATAGTATTTTTGCAGTTTCtagatttttcctcttttctaaCTAAGCTGTTTACGATGGAATTTATGTGGCCTATGCTTTCTTCTGCTCTTCCTATCTGGCGGAGCAAGACATTTGAGTGGCAGCTTATTTTGAACAGATATTTCGATGATGAGTCTTATAATATTTAGCAGTTTGGATTTGTAAAACTTGTACTTTGATTTGTTGATAATAGGTGTACCACATCTGAGGGATGTTTTCTATAGGATGGGTTTGTCTGACAAAGATATTGTGGCCCTGTCAGGTGGCCACACACTGGTAATTTATATTGCTTAACATAGTTTACGAACTTAAATCTCTTTTGCTGACATTTTACTGACAAAATGGTCATTATGATGTTGTCTTTTAGGGGAGGGCACATCCAGAGAGATCAGGATTTGATGGCCCATGGACCAAGGAGCCACTAAAATTTGATAATTCATATTTTGTGTAAGAACCATCTAATTTTCTTTTCAGTAGATGAACCTATTTACTTTTTCTTGTTAGCTGCAATTTAGCTTGTTATTACTATTCTGTTTTCAGGGAGCTGCTTAAAGGAGAAAGTGATGGGCTGCTAAAACTTCCAACAGATATAGCTCTTCTGGAAGATCCTGAATTTCGCCGTTTAGTTGAGCTTTATGCTAAGGTAGTGTGGGATATTTAACCTATTTAGACTAAAGAAAAACCCTATAGTTCTACTGCCTCTCATTAATTGGTGCAAGTAACAGTGGGTGATGCTATCTGGattttttattgaactcttgaaaAGTGTCATATGTTGGTCAGTGCTTTTAAACCTGGACCATTAAGTGAAGCGGATGAGCTTCCGATTCACAGTTCAACCTGgttcaaaacattttttttttttaatttttgaaattttttttttttgtgaattggatggctttaaaatttttaaaaaaaatatatagtatGAACTGGCTCAAAAGTTTTTGACTGGTTCAATTGCTTGCCAGGTCTTGCTAGTGAACTGGACCGGTGCCATGGCCGGTTTGCAGTTTGACCGGTCGAATCAGCCGGTCCGGTCCAATTTGCAAAACATTGATGTTGGTTGAAGACTGCATGAGCTCAATCTTTTAAGGACCTGAATATTGATTTTTCAGGAGCCTTCATTGTTCTTTTTCAATAGTTGATTTTCTAAAAAGCAAAGTTATCACTAATATTAATGGTATACCTGGTTAATGGTTTAATTGGTAGTTTTTGAAGCTCATTGAACAAATTATAGATGAAAAACAAATTAGTTCAAGGGCCTGCTCTACGTATTGATATCTTTTTCCTGCCTGCAGTTTTGAAGCGATTTGCGTCTTCTAATAATTTGTTTTCCAATTAAAATCACATGGGAGTTAAGTTGTCCTTCTAGTTATAGAATTTTTCAAACCCCAATGTAGTGATTTGTAATTTAAACCAGAGTAATAATTTTGAAGTACAGCTGCTATATTATCTATGTTGTTGAGGTAACAAAAATCAATGTGTAGCTGCCAAACTTCTTTATGTTCCACGCAAGCTACTGCCACAAGGCAATTTTGACACAAGGATTGTGAGTGGATCAATTGACACTATTTTCTCTGATTCAGTTTCAATCTTATTTAACAATGATCAATCATGAGTAAATTGTCACAGTTTATGGTGTCTATACTTTCCATGTAGCCTTTGTATTATGGTTGGCACTCTGGGTTCAATTTGCTCTAGCAGTTTCTTGTACTTTAACATCTGTATGATTCATTTCATCATGAAAAAGCGAGCAGGTTATTTAACGATTGATTTATGTGCATCTTAACATTATTGAACGAGCTGGTAATTTCGTTGACTGTGAACTTGAACGTCTAATGAATAGGACATCAATGGATCATTCTTGTTTTAGTTTTATGCCCAATGAAAATGCTGTCTCTTACTCTTGAATAGGATGTCAATTTACATGTATCCGTGTAAGTGATGATTTAATAATGCCAATGGCCGGTGCGGCTGTTGCTGGGTTTCTGCTTTGGAAGGGCATTGAAGTTGATTATGGTGTTTTTGTTTGCTCATTATTCTATTTGGTTTTAGCATGGTCACGCACCTTGCCTGAGTGTTTTGGCGATATGCAGGATGAGGATGCCTTCTTCAGAGATTATGCTGTATCGCACAAGAAACTGTCTGAACTGGGGTTTACTCCACATTCCTCTGGCTCTAAGGCGACCGTGAAGGACAGCACCATATTGGTTCAAAGTGCTGTTGGAGTTGCTGTTGCTGCTGCAGTTGTGGTTCTCAGTTACCTGTATGAAGTCCGCAAAAAAATCAAGTAATGGGTTGGCTGCTTTATCTTTGACACACTCAAATCTTATCTTATCTTATTCAAACATGAACCGTGTCAGAATGCTCATGTCTGCAAGGCACTCGGCATGCTCGtgtatttactttttttttttttttttttaaatttacattGATACATAATATTACCTTGCTCAAATAACATGATGAGGCTGCTGGTACCTACTCAATGAATTACACAATTCGGGTGAGTAATTAGCAAATCATTGTCCTTGTTCAATTGTCTGTTGAATGATATGTGGGCTTTCCAAACCGTCACTCTTGTTTTCAGTTGTCAAGGACGTGCAATCCACAATTGACGAGAGAGTGTGGGGTCTTTTCCGAAGATGGCTTGCTTGTTTTACATTACCCAAATTGCATGAGATTGATATTATGGACAAACCAAATTATTGGTTCACGAATGAACTTCCATTTATCTCTAGGCTCCATGTGCAAATAATTGAGACTTGTTTGTACCTAACATTGCCTGGGGTCGGTCACCGCGCGCCATTTGCTTGGTTTATACTGTCGATTAATCGGTACGCTCATTCATACGTGAATCTGTTTGTTCCAACCCTTTTCCTTCTCTTCGCTCTCCTTCATTCCATGCATGTCGTGGTTCAAGTATGATTTCTAAAACAACGAGTACTTTTTGGGGTGCTTCTTTAGGTCTCGACTTTGgattataattttattttgaagtttttgtaaaaaaaaaaaattatactataCGAATTGAtgtatataaattaaaaaaaatgtttacatTGGAACGAGGAGCAGTAGATCCAAGCCAATAACCATACCCTATGCATTTCAAAATCATTACGCTAATGTGTGCCTTCGACATTTGATTTTGTGCAATTAGGCGAACAAGTATAGGTAGCTAATTAGGGGAGGGTGCGGATGTGTCGTGGAGCAATAATTTAGCGAAAAACTTGAGAAATGGGACTTGGGGAGGGTGTCATTACTCATTACCAACCTTTTATGCGCCAAATGTGGGTCAGTCGACACAGACCGTATTTTTGCCAAGGTAGCTGAGATCAGGGGCCTCACATGGGGTGGGGAGTACAGACCAAAGAGGTAGGTAAGGGCTTTTAGGACATCCCCACGAGTCTTCTTCTACTATTACCTAAGCACATGACATCCACGAGCTGCTGAGTTGGCTATCACCTTACCATTCCGGATTATTGCCTACTCCTATCAACCATGCCCTCAagtttctcaaccaaatccagTGAATAAAAACCCCTCCTgcttttattttccttctcATCTAGTATTTTGTCCCCCACCCCTCTCCCTCTTGGattggggattttttttttctgggggcgggggggtggggggtgggTCTGGTCTTGGTGCGGGTGCACGAAACGTAATCTTAACTGTGATGGGAAATCATGCTGTGGCACGGCACCAAACCTAGTTTTAAATCCACCAAACTCTATGCTGCGATCAGTGCCGTCTCGTTGCAGCGCAGGCACATGAATTTGAATGCGCAGAATTAGATGAATGCAACCAACTCTCAATTATCAAAACAAACAACCAAAAGGGCTCTTTCCCCCCCATGTTTTCGTCTATAATTGATGATCAGTTTGACATGGATGGCTATCCATACTCTGGTCGAATTAATCGTTCAAAGCCCAATATACGGATAAGCTTACATGTGATGTTTCGTCTGGGGTCCAAAAGTGAAGATAATTATCCC containing:
- the LOC113726253 gene encoding L-ascorbate peroxidase 3-like; amino-acid sequence: MAKAFVVDAEYLKEVDKARRDLRALISSKNCAPIMLRLAWHDAGTYDVNTKTGGPNGSIRNEEEYSHSANSGLRIALNFCEEVKSRHPKITYADLYQLAGVVAVEVTGGPTIDFVAGRKDSMISPKEGRLPDANKGVPHLRDVFYRMGLSDKDIVALSGGHTLGRAHPERSGFDGPWTKEPLKFDNSYFVELLKGESDGLLKLPTDIALLEDPEFRRLVELYAKDEDAFFRDYAVSHKKLSELGFTPHSSGSKATVKDSTILVQSAVGVAVAAAVVVLSYLYEVRKKIK